From the uncultured Trichococcus sp. genome, one window contains:
- the mutM gene encoding DNA-formamidopyrimidine glycosylase, whose protein sequence is MPELPEVETIRKGLINLVGGAVITDVAVFWDRMITPPFSTERFKMVLRGEQIHTIERRGKYLIFLLDHWAMISHLRMEGKYEVSESGEPIKKHTHVIFYLADGRQLRYLDVRKFGKFTLLPIEKRDEYEPFKKMGPEPTADFFKLSKFKKDLSKSHRAIKAVILDQNIVAGVGNIYADESLFQAKIHPLQAADTIGPAAAKRLQEAIIDVIGRSVEAGGSTIRTYKNTLGEAGKFQVSLAVYGQTGKPCPNCGHPIEKIRVAQRGTHYCPHCQQLPKVRPKAADINDIAYKGAR, encoded by the coding sequence ATGCCGGAATTGCCAGAAGTAGAAACGATCCGCAAGGGGCTCATCAACCTTGTCGGAGGAGCCGTCATCACAGATGTAGCCGTCTTTTGGGATCGGATGATCACGCCGCCTTTTTCCACGGAACGGTTCAAGATGGTCCTGCGGGGGGAACAGATCCACACCATCGAACGCCGCGGCAAGTATCTGATCTTCTTGTTGGACCACTGGGCGATGATTTCCCATCTGCGGATGGAAGGCAAATATGAGGTCAGCGAATCCGGTGAACCGATCAAGAAGCATACCCACGTCATTTTCTATCTCGCCGATGGCCGTCAGTTGCGTTACCTTGATGTGCGTAAGTTCGGGAAATTCACGCTGTTGCCGATCGAAAAGCGGGATGAGTATGAACCTTTCAAAAAAATGGGGCCGGAGCCGACCGCGGATTTCTTCAAGTTGAGCAAATTCAAAAAAGACCTTTCCAAGTCGCATCGGGCAATCAAAGCGGTCATCCTCGACCAGAACATTGTTGCCGGCGTCGGGAATATTTATGCGGATGAGTCGCTTTTCCAAGCCAAAATCCATCCCTTGCAAGCCGCCGACACGATCGGACCGGCTGCGGCGAAAAGACTGCAGGAAGCCATCATCGATGTGATCGGCAGATCAGTGGAGGCCGGTGGTTCGACCATCCGGACCTACAAAAACACGTTGGGGGAGGCCGGGAAATTCCAAGTATCCCTTGCCGTTTATGGACAGACCGGGAAACCTTGTCCGAACTGCGGCCATCCGATCGAAAAAATCAGGGTTGCACAAAGAGGAACGCATTATTGTCCGCATTGTCAACAACTGCCGAAGGTCCGTCCGAAGGCAGCGGACATCAACGACATTGCGTACAAAGGGGCGAGATGA
- the coaE gene encoding dephospho-CoA kinase (Dephospho-CoA kinase (CoaE) performs the final step in coenzyme A biosynthesis.): MSYILGLTGSIATGKSTVAKLFLSAGIPVVDADLGARAVVLPGAPGLADIVKHFGEDYLLPDGTLDRNRLGELIFSDREKRAELDALLKERIQHWIHAEKERYINEGHDLIVLDIPLLYEGGYQDSCDAVMVVYVPEELQLKRLMGRNHLDAAEAARRMQSQLSIEKKKELADFVIDNSGTIEETEKQVNEWLRGHRAV, translated from the coding sequence ATGAGTTATATATTGGGTCTTACAGGAAGCATCGCTACAGGGAAATCGACTGTAGCGAAGCTGTTTTTGTCTGCGGGCATACCGGTCGTGGATGCGGATTTGGGAGCTAGGGCTGTCGTCCTTCCGGGTGCGCCTGGGTTAGCGGACATCGTCAAGCATTTCGGGGAAGATTATCTGCTGCCGGATGGCACACTGGATCGCAACCGTTTGGGAGAACTGATCTTTTCGGACAGGGAGAAACGGGCGGAGCTGGATGCCTTGCTGAAGGAGCGCATCCAGCATTGGATACATGCGGAAAAAGAGCGTTATATCAACGAAGGGCACGATCTTATCGTGCTGGATATCCCTTTGCTGTACGAAGGCGGGTATCAGGATAGCTGCGATGCCGTGATGGTCGTCTATGTTCCGGAAGAGCTCCAATTGAAAAGGCTGATGGGCCGCAACCATTTGGATGCGGCTGAAGCTGCCCGGAGGATGCAAAGCCAGCTTTCGATCGAGAAGAAAAAAGAGCTGGCGGACTTTGTCATCGACAATTCCGGGACGATTGAAGAAACCGAAAAACAAGTCAACGAATGGCTGCGCGGACACAGAGCCGTCTAG
- the nrdR gene encoding transcriptional regulator NrdR: protein MQCPKCHYHGSRVVDSRPADDGKAIRRRRECEQCHFRFTTFERIEQTPLLVIKKNGAREEFSREKLLRGLIRSCEKRPIALEQLETVVNEVEAEIRALGENEVSSIVIGEYVMDKLAKIDDVAYIRFASVYRQFSDRKTFLDELKNMEKKKAEQAAAESSDIPPSDAPPREAAPGKEENE from the coding sequence ATGCAATGCCCAAAATGTCACTATCACGGATCGCGTGTTGTCGATAGTCGTCCAGCTGATGATGGGAAAGCCATCCGCCGCCGTCGCGAATGCGAACAATGCCATTTCCGCTTCACTACATTCGAGAGGATCGAGCAGACGCCGTTGCTTGTCATCAAAAAAAATGGCGCGCGCGAAGAATTCAGCCGTGAAAAGTTGTTGCGGGGATTGATCCGCTCCTGCGAAAAACGGCCGATTGCCCTTGAACAATTGGAGACTGTCGTCAATGAAGTGGAAGCCGAAATCCGAGCGCTCGGAGAAAATGAAGTATCCAGCATCGTCATCGGGGAATACGTCATGGATAAGTTGGCCAAAATAGACGACGTCGCCTATATCCGTTTCGCAAGTGTTTACCGCCAATTTTCGGACCGGAAGACCTTCCTTGATGAATTGAAGAACATGGAGAAGAAAAAAGCCGAACAAGCGGCTGCCGAATCTTCAGACATCCCACCCTCCGATGCTCCTCCCCGCGAGGCAGCCCCCGGAAAGGAAGAAAATGAATAA
- a CDS encoding DnaD domain protein has translation MSYPWQNISPKDPFRASQTNLVSDVDRKIVTQLYQPIIGPQAFSLYMTLLAEIPQESYWSKDLLHSELLALSNSGIQDFYQARVKLEGIGLLKTFLVNEPEKQYLYELQQPLSSHAFFSDDLMGLLLYEKVGERKYRELQQRFSRQVRGLKNAENITKSFLDVFSFSESAFTEQARMRQSDNTLLGDSGAIPPAIENEGFDFAFFRQLLNKQFVKRESITKELEHTITILYTLYGCDELQMAQFILEAADIESGKVDGEALKKIVSDAYEQRHSSRLEVKDKVTQSIQLAKDTEKGREQKLIQARFSSEEIAFIKACEQLTPHQFLTSIKKQKGGIVTASETQLLRTLMEKADFKPSVLNVLTHYVLVILNNPHLSKAYVEAIANDWLQDGVDSPEKALAKAKQFAGEMKAKAEKRAASRTTAKNYGKTVARKKETLPDWAKEEHKSVVETPLTPEAQQKLNERIKKLKSSGKAGDE, from the coding sequence ATGAGCTATCCATGGCAAAATATCAGCCCTAAGGACCCTTTCAGAGCAAGCCAGACGAACTTGGTTTCCGATGTGGACCGCAAAATCGTGACGCAATTGTATCAACCCATCATCGGGCCGCAAGCATTCAGTCTCTACATGACGCTGCTCGCGGAGATTCCGCAGGAGAGCTATTGGAGCAAGGATTTGCTTCATTCCGAATTGTTGGCTTTATCGAACAGCGGAATCCAGGACTTCTACCAAGCGCGGGTGAAATTGGAAGGGATCGGTTTGCTGAAGACATTCCTGGTGAACGAGCCTGAGAAGCAATACCTATATGAATTGCAGCAGCCGCTGTCCAGTCATGCTTTTTTCAGCGATGACCTGATGGGGTTGCTGTTGTATGAAAAGGTCGGCGAACGGAAATACCGCGAGTTGCAGCAGCGGTTCAGCCGGCAAGTCCGCGGTTTGAAAAATGCGGAGAACATCACCAAGTCCTTTCTGGACGTGTTTTCTTTCTCGGAAAGCGCCTTTACGGAGCAGGCGCGCATGAGGCAGAGCGATAACACGTTGTTGGGCGATAGCGGGGCAATCCCGCCCGCAATCGAGAACGAGGGGTTTGACTTCGCGTTTTTCCGGCAGCTGTTGAACAAGCAATTCGTCAAACGCGAATCCATCACAAAGGAATTGGAGCACACGATCACTATCCTCTACACTCTGTATGGTTGCGACGAGCTGCAGATGGCCCAGTTCATTCTGGAGGCAGCCGATATCGAATCAGGAAAAGTCGACGGGGAGGCGCTCAAAAAGATTGTCTCCGACGCCTATGAACAGAGGCACAGCAGCCGTTTGGAGGTAAAGGATAAAGTCACCCAGAGCATCCAACTGGCTAAAGATACTGAAAAAGGCCGGGAACAAAAATTGATTCAGGCGCGCTTTTCCAGTGAAGAAATCGCGTTCATCAAGGCGTGTGAACAGTTGACGCCGCATCAGTTTTTGACTAGCATCAAAAAGCAAAAAGGCGGCATCGTTACCGCCTCGGAAACGCAATTGCTGCGGACGCTGATGGAAAAGGCCGATTTCAAGCCGAGTGTGCTCAATGTATTGACGCACTACGTGTTGGTCATCCTCAACAATCCGCACCTTTCGAAGGCCTATGTGGAAGCAATCGCAAACGATTGGCTGCAGGACGGCGTCGATTCGCCCGAAAAAGCGTTGGCGAAGGCGAAACAATTCGCCGGCGAGATGAAGGCGAAAGCGGAAAAACGGGCAGCCAGCCGAACAACCGCAAAGAATTACGGGAAAACTGTGGCGCGCAAGAAAGAGACCTTGCCGGATTGGGCTAAAGAGGAACATAAATCGGTTGTGGAGACACCTCTGACGCCGGAAGCGCAACAAAAATTGAATGAACGCATCAAAAAATTAAAAAGTAGCGGAAAGGCAGGGGATGAGTGA
- the dnaI gene encoding primosomal protein DnaI, with protein MDHIGRAFYKYMNNPEISQRYKGMIETIMKDADVQAFFQKHEERLTQAIVERSYSKLHEYVQEKEKIRLGKESQNPGYEPHLVLNAGYIDVVYTPTDETMAKEREKELRSRVHSMSMPKDVRTATLDRFVQSNERMPAILESLNFIDAFNANPKMHHQALYFYGPFGVGKSYLLGAIAHELAMGGHLTTLMHYPTFTMEMKQAIQSNTVNEKIDAVKKAEILMLDDIGAEANSTWIRDEVLGVILQYRMQEDLPTFFSSNFTMQQLEEHLRMGNRGDDEPMKAKRLMERIRFLSREIPMTGKNRRFEQ; from the coding sequence ATGGATCATATCGGAAGAGCATTCTATAAATATATGAATAATCCCGAAATCAGCCAACGCTATAAAGGCATGATCGAAACTATCATGAAGGATGCCGATGTCCAAGCGTTCTTCCAGAAACACGAAGAGCGCTTGACGCAGGCAATCGTCGAGAGAAGTTATTCGAAACTGCACGAATACGTGCAGGAAAAAGAGAAAATCCGGCTGGGTAAGGAATCGCAGAATCCTGGCTATGAGCCGCACCTTGTGTTGAATGCCGGATACATCGATGTCGTCTATACACCGACGGACGAGACGATGGCGAAGGAAAGGGAAAAGGAATTGCGGAGCCGCGTCCATTCGATGTCGATGCCGAAGGATGTCCGCACGGCGACATTGGATCGCTTTGTCCAATCGAACGAGCGGATGCCGGCTATTCTGGAATCGTTGAATTTTATCGATGCCTTCAATGCCAATCCGAAAATGCACCACCAAGCGCTTTATTTTTATGGTCCATTCGGGGTAGGGAAATCATATCTGTTGGGTGCGATCGCGCATGAATTGGCGATGGGTGGCCATCTGACGACATTGATGCATTATCCGACCTTCACGATGGAGATGAAGCAGGCGATCCAGAGCAACACGGTAAACGAAAAAATCGATGCCGTGAAGAAGGCGGAAATCCTGATGCTCGACGACATCGGAGCGGAGGCCAATTCCACTTGGATCCGCGATGAAGTGCTCGGTGTCATCCTCCAGTACCGGATGCAGGAAGACTTGCCGACCTTCTTCAGTTCCAACTTTACGATGCAACAGCTGGAGGAGCATTTGCGCATGGGTAACCGGGGCGATGACGAGCCGATGAAGGCGAAGCGTTTGATGGAGCGGATACGCTTCCTATCTCGCGAGATTCCTATGACCGGGAAAAACCGTCGCTTCGAGCAATAG